The Channa argus isolate prfri chromosome 14, Channa argus male v1.0, whole genome shotgun sequence genome includes a window with the following:
- the fgf12a gene encoding fibroblast growth factor 12a isoform X8 — translation MGDKHAEPQLKGIVTRLFSQQGFYLQMQPDGTIDGSKDENSDNTLFNLIPVGLRVVAIQGVKTGFYIAMNGEGMLYSSCGKVTSFIFCKLYLVRQEMFTPECRFKESVFENYYVIYSSTVYRQQESGRAWFLGLTKEGQVMKGNRVKKTKPSSHFVPRPIEVCMYREPSLHEIEDKHRSRKSSGTPTMNGGKAVNQDST, via the exons agccGCAGCTGAAAGGCATCGTGACACGACTGTTCAGCCAGCAGGGCTTCTACCTGCAGATGCAGCCAGATGGAACCATCGATGGCAGCAAGGACgaaaacagtgacaaca CTCTGTTTAATCTTATTCCTGTGGGTCTGAGAGTGGTGGCTATCCAAGGAGTGAAGACTGGCTTCTACATTGCCATGAATGGCGAGGGCATGCTCTACAGCTCG TGTGGGAAAGTGACAAGCTTTATCTTCTGCAAGCTTTATCTTGTCAGGCAA GAAATGTTCACGCCAGAGTGCAGGTTCAAGGAGTCCGTTTTTGAGAACTACTATGTGATCTACTCGTCCACTGTGTACCGACAGCAGGAGTCAGGACGGGCCTGGTTCCTTGGCCTCACTAAGGAGGGGCAAGTCATGAAGGGCAACCGGGTCAAGAAGACTAAGCCCTCATCACACTTTGTTCCCAGGCCCATTGAAG TTTGTATGTACAGGGAGCCGTCACTGCATGAGATAGAGGACAAGCATCGCTCCAGGAAGAGCTCAGGGACTCCCACCATGAACGGAGGGAAAGCTGTCAATCAGGACTCCACATAG
- the fgf12a gene encoding fibroblast growth factor 12a isoform X9 has product MSISVKALFNLIPVGLRVVAIQGVKTGFYIAMNGEGMLYSSEMFTPECRFKESVFENYYVIYSSTVYRQQESGRAWFLGLTKEGQVMKGNRVKKTKPSSHFVPRPIEVCMYREPSLHEIEDKHRSRKSSGTPTMNGGKAVNQDST; this is encoded by the exons ATGTCAATAAGCGTTAAAG CTCTGTTTAATCTTATTCCTGTGGGTCTGAGAGTGGTGGCTATCCAAGGAGTGAAGACTGGCTTCTACATTGCCATGAATGGCGAGGGCATGCTCTACAGCTCG GAAATGTTCACGCCAGAGTGCAGGTTCAAGGAGTCCGTTTTTGAGAACTACTATGTGATCTACTCGTCCACTGTGTACCGACAGCAGGAGTCAGGACGGGCCTGGTTCCTTGGCCTCACTAAGGAGGGGCAAGTCATGAAGGGCAACCGGGTCAAGAAGACTAAGCCCTCATCACACTTTGTTCCCAGGCCCATTGAAG TTTGTATGTACAGGGAGCCGTCACTGCATGAGATAGAGGACAAGCATCGCTCCAGGAAGAGCTCAGGGACTCCCACCATGAACGGAGGGAAAGCTGTCAATCAGGACTCCACATAG